The Triticum aestivum cultivar Chinese Spring chromosome 6D, IWGSC CS RefSeq v2.1, whole genome shotgun sequence genomic sequence TACCAGTAGTAGCAGCCGGTTGAAGCGTCAACTTTGTCAGGAGAAGGAGCACTGTTCTCACAAGGGGTTTCACGACATATAATAAAATGCAGTCAACTACTGCCGAAAATATATCGGTGTAATGACTATCTAGGTACATCAGAGATCCCTCATCAATTAAGGTTTATAAAAATGTTATCTACTGATCTATTTTTCCCTGATACAGTGTGTTTGCGTACAACATTATATTTTATCAACCATGTTACTAAATCATCTGAGGAAGACAATGCTATCATCCTCTTGATGCAACTCATTTTCTTTCATTTCCTTTGTAGGTTCACATTTGCACATATCTTACTATCATGCATTGCGGAAGATGTCTGATGATATTACTTTGTAAAAGTGCACATGTTTGCTTTGGTCAATGATGATGCATGTAGAGGAAAATGGTTATGTAAACAAAGAAATTTACATCTTTTGCAGAAAATATTTACCTATACTATGCAattattttaaatcattttctctctttctcaTTCTTGCTCAAGTCTCAACTATAAATTCTCCTGACGAGGAATGTTTGGGACGTGAACTTTACTCCGCACTCAGTGTGGTCTGGAGCTACCTTCTGAGTTCATTACTAGGATGAGACCAGTTTCATTTCTTATTATGATCAACAAGGTAGATGAACACTTTGTAAGCTTGGCACCACCtcaattatgccattttttattaAGGTAATGCAAGACGATGGATGTTCATTTTTCTGCGTAGTTCCCATCCATAATATTAGTCACAAGAGGGAGCTCTCAGATGAAACATTTAAGATACAACTAAAGACTGTAGATATGTTTAGAAGGTGAAACCCTTACTATTCTATTTGGACTAATGACATTTGTTTACCTACTGTTGTGAGATGAATCAAATTAAATGCACATGTGAGTTCTGATGGAGTTTTTGCACAATCAAGACATTTGTATGATACAAGTTAGGTGGTGATGTTTCAGTTGAAGCTTTCAAAGTTGGCCCTTGGGTTATTATGACCATATAATCCTTAAATTTGATTATTCGCCTATTCTTCAGACTTTGAGTGATACAAGTTAGGAGGATTAATCTTTCCAGTGTACCATCATTCTAATGTATGGCTGTCAAAAGAGAATCATCTTATTTTGCTGGTCGTTTCAGGAGAGTTGGTTTGTGAAGTAAAACATTAATTTTTGGCAAtagttcccgcagcaacgcgcaggGAATCATCTAGTTCTATATAAAAAGTAGTAATTAAATAAATAatcataaaattctaaaaatatttttgaaataaacatgaccttctattgtactccctccatttctaaatatttgtctttctagagatttcaacaaatgattacatacgaagcaaaatgagtgaatctacactctaaaatatgtctatatacatctgtatgtgatatttcatttgaatctctaaaagacaaatatttaggaatggagggagtacttgtagAAAAATTCCATAAAAAAACACGATTGACTtcttttagaaaaaacaaaatttTCGGTCAAAATACTGTGAATAGTGAGTTATAATAGCAGGAAGGAGATGGTTTTTTACTAGAGAGAGTGACCCGCGCCCCCTCCCGCTCCCGTCCGCTCCCTCCCGCTagggttccgccgccgccgccggcggcgccctagcccctcccgccgccgccggccgccggctcGCGCGCCCCGGCCCTccccgcccccctcttccccctccccaTCCCGTTCCCGCCCCtgcgccgcctccccgggaggtggccggggcggcgcgcccCTCCTCTTTCCTCGGCCGCCACCCCCGTGAgctctcccccgccgccgccggcgggtgccccggcgctggcccgggtgctgccggcggcggcgggcccttCTGTACCCGCGCGTTCGTCTCCCTCCCGGGGCTGGTGACGGCGGCGGTGATGCTCGGCTGGGCGGCGGCCCGGCGACCCGGCAGCGGTCGCCGGCGGTAGGCGCGGTGGCGGTGCTGCCCTTGGCAGCAGGGCGGCGTGGTGGCgtgcggtggccggcggcgcgtccccggcccagatctgggccctcccggccccatctgggtcctagcgggccggtcCCTGGCGTGGCTTCGTCGTCGTCTgtgtggtgaggaggaggagcggctcggatgGGGGGCGGCGATGCGATGGCGTGCCTGCTGCAGCGCGATGGCGGGAGCTTTCCGGGAATGGAGTTCCCGGGCGGGCCTGTGGGCACATGGGCCTggtaggctcctgctagtgtgtccggtcggctaccgtcgtTGACGGTGAAGGTtgtgccctcccgcgtgccgacggtgctgcGGCCCCTAGTCCCGGCTCCTATCCCTTGTTGTGCAGACCTCACCtcgtggtgccgtggtgagacggcgtggaggctTCTTGACCATGGTGGCGCAAgatggtggtcggtttggtggcaggctctggagcacccgaggtgaaggttgggatcgggggaaacccctgtcggcctgtccgacaccgacgcggcgacgccggtgggtgccgccggaccttcctggagggcgtcgggggcgacccttcctctcgcctcgtcgtgtaccgggggaaacccttggcagcagcgtcgtcttcgtcgcggtccttcttggaggtgctgattGGTACCGGTGCTTCGGAGCCTTGGAGCTTGGTGGGAGATCTTCGGTGGGCGCAGTGGTCGTGAAGCTTCTTCGTTTCCgtcgatccgccgttgtcggcattcttttctcttgttgtttctctttcgtttcttttgggtgtgattgtgctgcttccgccccagcacctatccttggatgtatcggttggttgctttggaatacaaagcggggggaaaccctttttctcagTTATAATAGCAAATACATAAGTCTGGGTTTTTATTTGCAAAAAATTATATACTAGTGGAAAAGAAAGTCAAGTATATTCTAAAAAAACTTCTAAGCTTTTTTGACTTTTATTTTATTTACTAATAATAAATTCCCATATGAGATGTATATACACCCAGGAACCAAAGGGCATTTCCCACCAATCAGTGGACAATATTTGGCCAGAAGATTGGTTGTTGGCCCATTTGCACAAAAATCCAACCATTAAATCACAATAAACTGCCTAAAAAATCACAATAAACCCGCAGTCTATCCTTGTAGTCTGAAACATCTGTAGGCATTTCAACAAAACCAACACCCTATAATGAAACAAGGTCAAAGCGATGGAACTGGTTGTCTGGATTGTGTGTTGATTTTGTAGACCAGAGGATACCCTATGCGTTGCTGCGAGAAATGGTCGATGAAAACTTGGGTTGGGTTGGTAACATGAGAATCAAAATCAAAATTACATAGGACTCATTATATTTGATTATGTATTTAATTTTATTTGATAAATATAAATAGAATAATTTAATGAACAATGAAGTAAGCCTTTCTTGCTTACCTGTTGGTTTTTCTCGGGGCGCAGTTGCTGATCCAGAGTGGCTGAAACCCATCGAGACAGTTAATGTCTGTTTGCATAGGACAGGTCTGCTAACTAGGCATTTTTcttatgtggcacacaattaaatgagaaaaaaagagagagttgagtaccgTACAAAACAAAACTAAATGATATACTAGTAGGTGTCTTACATGACAATAAGTAAAACTACTATGATACTACCAAGTTATGATAATATGCATTgtgaaggtactccctccgtctcaaaattcttgtcttaaatttgtctagatatggatgtatctaacgcTAGAACGTGACTAAATaaattcgtatctagacaaatctaaaacaagaattttgagacggaggggtagtatcatacactagtataatACGCATAATATTAGGACATGATACTTTGCATTCTTATACAAGTATAAAGAGGggagactccaaaacagttctggTGACAAAAATGGATTTCAGTACTTTTTTTTCTTAAGAAACGGATTTCAGTTCATTGAACCTGGCCCTGCCACCACCCTTCGGCCCATTAACCCGTCCAGGTCCATCCCATCGGCAGCACCGGTCCCCGCCAATAAACCCTTCACCCCGCAAGGAGCCGCGTCGGCATCGCGCCCATATCCCCGTGCCCGCCCGCTGACGTGACGTACACCGCACCAAGAACCCGTCGGACCCTCCGCCGGCCACGGCGGGAGCGAGTGCCACGCGCGCACGGCCTCACGTGCCGCCCACCGCCCGTGACCCCAATCCCCAAACGAGCCCACGACTATCCTCTCGGTATAAGTGCTCCCCCACCACCGCCACCGTCTTCCCCCCCCTCTCCGACCCGAAACCCCCATCCGTCCGTCCGTCCCGGGGAGGAGAGGAGACGCGGGCGAGGCAAGAGGAGAGTCAAATCCCCATCTTGCTCCCCCCCCCGCGCCGCCGACCCCACCCGCGGCATTCTCTCCGGCGTCCCTCCTCCGGCCAGGTACCAACTGAATCCACCCACTTTTTGGGGGTGGGATTTTGATTTGGGGGCGATGTTGACATGACTATTCGACTATTCGAGCTCGTCTCCTTGCGATTAGGATATGGGGACATTTAGTGCTAGTAGTATCTTTGATTTGGCGTGTTCCCGGCTCAGTTTGTTGTGTCTGCAGGGGGAAAAGCAGCAGCAGGATGGTGCTGTGGGTCTTCGGGTATGGGTCCCTGATCTGGAACCCCGGATTCGACTTCGACGAGAAGATCCTGGGATTCATCAAGGGATACAAGCGAACGTTTAATCTTGGTATGCTTGGTTTGGAAGCAAATCTGAACCTGTGACTGTACTTCTTGGTCTGAAGATTTCGTATCTCAACTATTCTTTCTCCGCAGCTTGCATTGACCATAGAGGCACACCACAGCATCCGGCCAGGACCTGCACCCTTGAATCCGAAGATGAAGCCATATGCGTAAGTTTGACTGCAGCCATGAATTCAATATCTACAGCACATGATGCTGCATTACTATTCTCTGGGAGTGTTGCCATGGCCAGCAACGGGTGACATTTCTGAGACTTGTTGCACCTTCAAACATGCTTGTGTggcttcatactccctccgtcccaaaataagtgtcaaacCTTTTTTTAAAagcaaaataagtgtctcaactttgtttATCGCAGGGCTTCGTTTATCGCAGAGAAATATATGCCTATTGTTATACGGTCATATTGCAATACCTATCACACTTCCAATTATAACGTGGTCTTCTTTGGATTGTTGTCAAAAAATCTACCTTATGAATTCTTTGGTCAGGACTCGGGACCGAATGTCTTCTGTTTGCATGGTTGCCAATTTTTCGCCATGTCAATCATTCTCTGCCCACTATTTGTCTTGCTAACCTTGGCCAAATCATGAGCAAGCAAAACCTTGACATAATTTTTTGTTCTTCAATTTGTTCATTTGTTCTTGCGCAAAACCTTGACAAAATCATGCGCAACCTTGGGCTCAATCCAAATGTATCCCATCTTCTTGCTCATTTGTTCTTCAATTTCAATGCTTTTGCTGCATTCTCTGTCCAAGCATGAAAACTTGATATTCCGAGTCTTGTTTCATCTTATCCTCCTTTCAAACTTACCCTAATATTGGCTGGTTCCTCACCCATCCACTTTAATGCTGAATGTTTAAATCTGATTCATGTGCAAGTGTTTGTAGACATACCCAAAGTATATTCACTGCATTAGAAGTTCTATTCGCCAAATGAGTAGGCCAAAGTGCATAATGATGTTACAACTGCACCCATGGCGTAAAGATGGTACTTTATTTATTATCCAGTACTCAAGTGTATCCGCTGTATTAGCAGTTCTATTCACCAAAATGAGTAGTCCGACATGTACAATGTTGTTACCACTGCACCATCGCCATAAAGATTTACTTTTGTTCATTATCCAGTATTGATATGCTTTCATGAATGTCATGACATCGCTCTTTCTTTTGGTTTCCTCATTCCTATGGCCTATGGTATTTACATTTACAGCTCATGTCTTTTACAGTGGGGAATTGCTTATTGTGTCAAAGGTGGTCTAGAAAAAGAGCGAGAAGCAATGCAGGTGCAGTGATTTTATTTCTTGTTTATTCGCTTGAAAGAAAGATTGGATTTATCATGCTAGAATTAAATTGGATATGTATGTATCTCCACAGTACTTGGAGAGAAGAGAATGCGAGTATGACCAGAAGATCTCTGTGGATTTCTACAAGGTATAAATGCAAGGCGAATATTTTGACATATTTCTCTCTTCTTTTCTTCAGTACTCTCATTTGCTCTTGCTGTACTTCACTGTTTAGGATGGAAATTCTCTGGAACCAGCTGTGACGGATGTATTAGTGTAAGGGTCGAACTTGACTAGTTACTTTTGTTCACATTCCATGTTTACTCACTGCCAAACTTACCTGGTCAATGTACAGTTTCGTATCCACTCCTGATCCAGTTGGCAACAAATACTATCTTGGCCCTGCTGCTTTGGAGGATATGGCAAGGTGCGCTGTTGAACCCTTCGATCCTCTTTTATGAATACTCTGCTTCATTAAGAGCATTCTGACTTCCTTTCCAATTGCCTTGTTTACAAAACAGGCAAATTGCTACAGCCAGTGGCCCTAATGGATATAATAGGGACTACCTGTTCTCAATGGAGAAGGCACTGTCCAATATAAGTAAGGAATTGTTTCTCATGTTGTCATCCATCTATTTGCACTCATGTTATTTGATCAAGCCTGTAGGATGCACTTGTTTCTCATCTGTCTATTCTGTTGACATTCCAAACACGACAGTCTAGTTGTCAGTAGTAGTTTGTTCTGGTTGTCTGTCCTCCTTGCAAGCAGAACAAAACTGCACTGGAGGCATATCATCAATCCCTTACAAATGGTGCTATGTGGATTTGTTCAGGCCATGAAGACGACTCGATCATTGTGCTTGCGGATGAGGTGAGGAAGGTGCTGAGCAGGTCGACGGAGAAGAAGGTTACCGGCTCCGACATACCATTAAAATCGCATACACCTGTTGTGCACATCTCTGCTCTTCCTGAGGGCACCGTTGCGGTTTCAACATAGTAAGAAGAGCAGCACGGCTGGATCAGCGAAAGAGATGGCATTTTCCTCTGACCACACTCACTCTTGACATTCTACCATTGAAAGATCTGTGGTTTACTTCAGCTCTGGCACCATTGAGGGTGTGCGCTAATTTTCTTTGGCAACTATTGTGGCAAAGGCTGTAGCTTCCAGAGTGCTAATGCGAAAGCCTAAGACTTCAAGTGTTATTGCTTCCCTTGTGATACCCTAATAATAAATGCATTTGGCGACTTCAGCACTTCTGCGCCGCTGAGTTGTGATGCTTTGCTTCATGATTCTGTTTCCTAGTTCGTTATGAATATCATTGACTCTTTTTGAGCAACAGAATGGCCTCTCGGTGCTCCCTCGATTCATATGATAGGCAAAGGCTGTAGAGTAGTTCTGGGAGATGAACAAATTGGTTAGGAAAACAGTGTTCGATTGAGCTGAAATATTAAAGGGGTCTCGGGAACTCGTGTGTATATTTGTCTGCTAAATCTAGTGATGTTTGATTCGGTTTAAGAGCGGTTTGCAAAATTAAGTAGCGGATACAAGTTGTGTTTACTCTACTTTGCTGAAATCTTGTCTTTTGTGGTTGTTGTTGGTTGGCAAACTGTGGAGAGTGCATTGTAAATCTCTCTAGAGGTTTCATAG encodes the following:
- the LOC123143384 gene encoding gamma-glutamylcyclotransferase 2-2; its protein translation is MVLWVFGYGSLIWNPGFDFDEKILGFIKGYKRTFNLACIDHRGTPQHPARTCTLESEDEAICWGIAYCVKGGLEKEREAMQYLERRECEYDQKISVDFYKDGNSLEPAVTDVLVFVSTPDPVGNKYYLGPAALEDMARQIATASGPNGYNRDYLFSMEKALSNISHEDDSIIVLADEVRKVLSRSTEKKVTGSDIPLKSHTPVVHISALPEGTVAVST